In Euphorbia lathyris chromosome 10, ddEupLath1.1, whole genome shotgun sequence, a single genomic region encodes these proteins:
- the LOC136209533 gene encoding serine--tRNA ligase, chloroplastic/mitochondrial-like translates to MTHPDVPIGVEDSSVVRKMVGSPPEFSFPVKDHLQLGKELDLFDFDAAAEVSGSKFYYLKNEAVLLEMALINWTLSEVMKRGFTPLTTPELVRSSVVEKCGFQPCGDNTQVYSVEGSDQCLIGTAEIPVGGIHMLPLKYVAFSHCFRTEAGAAGTATRGLYRVHQFSKIEMFILCQPEESDSYHEELIRIEEDLYSSLGLYYKPLEI, encoded by the exons ATGACTCATCCAGATGTTCCGATTGGAGTAGAGGATTCTTCAGTAGTGAGAAAGATG GTTGGTAGTCCGCCCGAATTCAGTTTTCCTGTAAAGGACCATCTTCAGCTTGGTAAAGAGCTTGATCTCTTTGATTTTGATGCTGCTGCAGAG GTTAGTGGATCAAAATTCTACTATCTGAAGAATGAAGCAGTTTTGTTAGAGATGGCCCTGATCAACTGGACACTATCTGAAGTCATGAAAAGAGGCTTTACACCACTAACAACTCCAGAGCTTGTAAGATCTTCTGTTGTTGAAAAATGTGGCTTCCAGCCTTGTGGAGATAATACCCAG GTTTACTCTGTTGAAGGCAGTGATCAATGCCTGATTGGCACTGCAGAGATTCCTGTGGGAGGAATTCATATGTTGCCTCTGAAATACGTAGCATTCTCGCATTGCTTCCGGACTGAAGCAGGTGCTGCAGGCACAGCAACAAG GGGCCTTTATCGAGTCCACCAGTTCAGCAAAATTGAGATGTTCATTCTCTGCCAACCTGAAGAGAGTGACTCCTACCATGAAGAACTTATCCGAATTGAAGAAGATCTCTACTCTTCGTTAGGGCTATACTATAA GCCTCTGGAGATTTAG
- the LOC136209535 gene encoding cytochrome c oxidase subunit 6b-3-like, translated as MAESMMLYELKTAPADFRFPTTNQTRHCFTRYIEFHRCVAAKGEGAQECDKFAKYYRSLCPDEWIGRWNEQRENGTFPGPL; from the exons ATGGCCGAATCCATGATGCTTTATGAG CTGAAGACAGCACCTGCTGATTTTCGTTTTCCAAcaacaaatcaaacaaggcattGTTTTACCCGATACATTGAGTTTCATCG TTGTGTAGCTGCTAAGGGAGAAGGAGCTCAAGAATGTGATAAATTTGCCAAATATTACCGTTCTCTTTGCCCTGATGAATGG ATAGGCAGATGGAACGAACAAAGGGAGAATGGAACCTTTCCAGGGCCCCTGTAG
- the LOC136209958 gene encoding uncharacterized protein yields the protein MELQQVKELKVQNCLSSVSEAGDIGDRCLNSKRHSESGSIRFSFDNASGHGVVFPISEDKLRSHDSAIFHTTSSPVSPLPERTISPLSTGAMLSKDKKQLI from the exons ATGGAGCTTCAACAAGTGAAGGAGCTAAAAGTTCAGAATTGTTTGTCGAG TGTTTCAGAGGCAGGTGATATTGGGGATAGGTGTCTTAATAGCAAAAGGCACAGCGAGAGTGGCAGCATTCGCTTCTCTTTTGATAATGCATCAGGGCATGGAGTAGTGTTTCCCATTTCTGAGGACAAATTGAGGTCTCATGATTCTGCAATTTTCCATACAACATCATCTCCCGTGTCACCGTTGCCCGAACGAACTATATCTCCTCTTTCCACTGGCGCAATGCTGTCTAAGGATAAAAAACAA TTGATATGA